In the genome of Streptomyces sp. Q6, the window GGCCCGTATGGAGCGGATGGAGCTCACCCTCGGCCCGGTCACCTGCACGCCCGACCGGCGCATGCAGTTCTTCGTGCTCCCCGGTGCGACCCTCAAGGTCGCGGACCTCGTGCGGAAGCTGGGCTGGACCCCGGCCTCCCTCGACCTGGTGGCGCTCGGCGAGGGCGGCTTCGTCGCCGCTCCCCCGACCCGCTTCGGCAGCCAGGGCGCCGTCCAGTGGGCCTGCCGCCCGACCGCGGCGAACCGCTGGCTGCCCGACGCCGAGGAACTGATCTCCCCGCTCGCGTACGCGTGCGGGCGTGAGGGCCACCGCAAGTAGCGCCTCCGCGCCGTCGCCACCCGGCCCACGTATCGTGCCGGGATGACCGGGGAACCCGCAGCAGCCGTACGCGTCCACGACCTTTGGAAGTCCTTCGGGCAGCAGACCGCCGTGGCCGGCATTGAACTCGCCCTGCCCGCAGGCAGGTTCATCGGCCTGGTCGGCCCGAACGGCGCGGGCAAGACGACCACGCTCTCCATGATCACCGGCCTCCTCCGGCCCGACCGCGGCACGGTGCACGTCGCGGGCCACGACGTCTGGGCCGACCCGGCCGCCGTCAAGGCCCGGATCGGTGTCCTGCCGGAGGGCCTGCGCCTCTTCGAGCGTCTGTCGGGGCGTGAACTCCTCGCGTACACGGGCAGGTTGCGCGGCCTGCCCGGCGAGGAGGTCGACAGCCGGGCCGGACAGCTCCTGGACGTGCTGGACCTGGCGTCGGCCCAGCACAAACTCGTCGTCGACTACTCGACCGGCATGCGCAAGAAGATCGGCCTCGCGGCAGCTCTCCTCCACAACCCCGAAGTCCTCTTCCTGGACGAGCCGTTCGAGGGCGTCGACCCCGTCTCGGCCCAGACGATCCGCGGCGTCCTGGAGCGCTTCACCCGCTCCGGGGCGACCGTCGTCTTCTCCTCCCACGTCATGGAACTCGTCGAGTCGCTGTGCGACTGGGTCGCGGTGATGGCGGCGGGCCGCATCCGGGCGCAGGGGCCGCTGGCGGACGTGCGGGGCGGGGCGGCCTCCTTGCAGGAGGCGTTCCTTGAGCTGGTGGGGGCGCGCGGGCGCGGTGACGAGGGGGCCCTGGACTGGCTGGGCGGGGGTGCCCGCTGATGAGCGGCGACGGCCGGGCTCCTCAAGCCCCTCCGGCGATCGAGGAGCGGAGTGCGGGGCCGAGCTCCGTGACCCGCACCCTGATCCGTCTCAAGCTCGCGCTCCTGCGCAACGGCCTGCGCCAGTCCGCGGGGCGGCGCGCCGCGTACATCGCCTCCGTCGCCGCCGCGCTCCTCGTCGCCGTGCTCCAGCTCCTCGGCCTCGTCCT includes:
- a CDS encoding ABC transporter ATP-binding protein, which codes for MTGEPAAAVRVHDLWKSFGQQTAVAGIELALPAGRFIGLVGPNGAGKTTTLSMITGLLRPDRGTVHVAGHDVWADPAAVKARIGVLPEGLRLFERLSGRELLAYTGRLRGLPGEEVDSRAGQLLDVLDLASAQHKLVVDYSTGMRKKIGLAAALLHNPEVLFLDEPFEGVDPVSAQTIRGVLERFTRSGATVVFSSHVMELVESLCDWVAVMAAGRIRAQGPLADVRGGAASLQEAFLELVGARGRGDEGALDWLGGGAR